The genomic stretch tccaccaccacctccaccccgcgGAGGAAGCTGACATCGCCCGGCAAACCAGCAACGAAGGGGAAGCTGTCGCCTCCTGGGAGCGGGAACATCCATGGTCGGGTCAGCCCGGGGGTCAAGGGGTCGTCAGCAGGGTCGCCGAGGTCCAGCGGCGGTTCTTCGTCCATGGACGAGACTGTGGTGACGCCGCTGGCTTCCGTGACGATGGCGCCAAGCGACGACACGGTGACGAGCAGCTCTGAGGCTTCGGCCccttccactgctgctgctgttgctcccgcctcacagcaacagcaacaggcaCAGCAAGCATCTCGGTCAGGTTACGAGGCGTTCACCATCGGCCCGGACTCGTCATCAGGTATCTCGCCGCTCGTCCTCTCGCCCCGACGGACGGTGAGCGCAGCTGGTTCCCACGGCGACAAGCCCGCCTTCAGCTACACCCTCGAGAGCAGCGTCCACGACTCGCAGACGGCCCGCGATGCCGGCATCCCCGTCATCGACCACGGTGGTTCCGGGGACGTGTCGGTGTCGGCTGACGGGGGGGAGACGGTGGCCCGGCGGTTCCACCACCCCGCagcaggagggggtggaggaggaggaggagggtcgaGGGAGGGCAGTGTGGGCAGCAGCCGCAGCTCGGGGGACTTCTCAGACCACGAGTCGCACAAGATCCACCAGGACCACAAGGCGCGCGAGTCGCTGAAGCACTCCCCACGACAGGGCCCCGCCGATGACGATGACCTCAAAGGCCACGCCCACCACCCTCCAGGCTCTGCCCACCAATCTCCTGGCTCTGCCCACCACTCTCCTGGCTCCGCCCACCACACTCCAGGCTCCGCCCCCTTCAGCCATACTGGACCGACACTGCCAAAGATGGGCCAGCTCATCACGGaccatctcccctccaccaccgcccATGACGGGGGACACAAAAAAGGGGGCACCACCAGCTTCGCGGAAATCCGACGCATGAAAGGTCTGGGCACCGTGGACAACTCGGGCCTGGTCTACATGCagcaggggcaggaggaggacgatgatggaGGTGGCGCCGGCGGTAACCACAGGCAACCTCAAGTCGGCCTTCCTCCTGCAGAAGTCTGACGGGAGGAGAGGCGGGGGCCAGGCGGCCAAAGAAACCACCTGGCAGCAGAGCGCTCAGCGACAGGCGGCGTCTTCAGCGGCGGCGGCAACAGCGTCGTCATCACAGCCCAGCAACGGAGACCGCCCAGCAACATCAGAGCTCTCGCAGCTGCGGCTCAAGCTGGAAGAGAAACGGCGAGAGATCGAGCGGAAGAAGCAGCGGCAGGAAGTGCAGACAGGCCAAGATGCGGCAGCGGCTGGGGAAGGCGGCCTTCATGCGTGTCATCaacaagaagggggaggggggtggggacggagggGAGCCGGGGGGGATCGCCTGCGGCGTTCTCCGCCCCGCCTGGTCTGTCCGTGTGGaggaggggcggtggtggtggtggtggtggggggcaggcagggagagacaggctCCCCCACAaatttctccccacccacccacgcttTGCTGCAGGAGAGGTTGGGTCAGACGACGTCCGGGACCGGACCCGAGCCCTCCCGCCCCACCGTCCCTGGCCACCATCTCCCCGGCGTCTTCCAACTCCACCTCCGCCTCCCAGTCTCCCTCCACAGGACGTCTGTTCTCTCGCGACAGTGACGCCATTCATCGCCGATGGTTCCACGGCAGCGACCCGGAAGGAGACCTGATAAACAGGGACGTCACGGATGATGCAGGCGGTATCCCCATCGACGAGCTGAGCAGCAACATGATGCAGAGTTGCCCCCCTTTCATGGCGGCTGAGGCGTTCGGCTACGCCGCCCCTCGACCGTCGTCCAGTCTGGGGAACGAGGCGAGGGGAGCATCGCCTGTCGTGAAAGAccgtggcggcggcggcggtggtcaCGGTTACGATGGTGACGTTGTCCCTGCCGTGAGAGAGAGGAGTCAGACGCCGAAAGGCGCCGGGCGGCGGGTGTCGGGGGGAAGTGGTGGCGGGGAGCAGGAGGAGTACGACCAGTCGCTGGACAAGCTGAACCGGAACCTGACGGAGCTGCAAGGCGAGATCCGCCGGCTGTCACTCAAACagcagcaggagggggagggggaggagttgcGCTCGTCCCAGCAAGACCCCCGGACCCCGCCTACCTCGCAGGGAGAGCACCACCACACCCGGCCCCAGTCAACAACGCCGTCGTCGCGAGTTTCCTCCGGCCAGCGTCCCGCTCGCAGCGCCACGCCTTCCTACCACCTAGCTCCAGCTTCCTTGATTCCGGAGCCgtctccaccttcctccacctcttctgccggcacccctctccccaccaccaccagcaccaccaccactccagcaGGGGATGTGGATGTATTGCCTCAGGAGGAGGACACGCCCGGGTTCTTCGTGTCTCTAGGCGACGACACCCCGCGTCGATCCAAACCCCGGCTGGGCAGGGACAGAGAAGGCCCCGCCCGCAAGGACTCCGGGGATGTCAGTCATATAGAAGGGGCGGAGCCTTCCCCGGCTAGAGTCCCGCCCCTTCACGGGGGCGGGGTgacggcgggggagggggatctGGGGAGCAACCACTCCGGTTCCCAGCGGTCGCTGCAGTCGGGCTCGGACGACAGCTCGTCCGGCGTGGGCTTTGTGTTGGGGCAGGAGTCAGTGGACACGGTGAGATTGTGCGTGtagtgcgtgggtgggtgggtgtgcatgtgtggtgtgtgggaggcgtgtggagggtgcgggggggggggggggggggttggatcggtttgtgcagtgtgtgttggtgtgtgtgtgggtggattatGTGCGttgatgtgtatgttgtgtgtatgtctgcgtgtgtgtggggggggcgggttggtgtatatgttttttgtttttttttgtgggcggggggtcaggatgtgtgtgtgtgggggggggatgcgtgtaggtgtgtgtgtgggggatgagtgtatgtgagtgtgtgggggaagaACAtgcagtgggggaggggtgtggaaggggtgtgggtgtggaggggcatgtgtgggaggggtgggggggggtcattcagaggtgtgtatgggtgggttggtgtgtatgtgtgtgtatgtatgtctgtcactctgaatgtgtgtgtgtgtgggtggatggatggttgtgtgtctgtgcatgagtgtatccatgtgtgtgatgtgtgtgcgtgtgatgtgtgtgtgcatctgtgataTATGTGACCTTGAGTCACATATGACTGTGTACATGCATgactttcctcctttctttaccccctcaccccccactcccccacccacccaccccttctcatTCTCAGATTCCAACGCTCCGCAATCAGCCACTactctttatcttttttcttcttctttttttttttaacattattttaataccattttgataggttgacatataacaaaagtgaaagaaaaa from Babylonia areolata isolate BAREFJ2019XMU chromosome 33, ASM4173473v1, whole genome shotgun sequence encodes the following:
- the LOC143277153 gene encoding LOW QUALITY PROTEIN: uncharacterized protein LOC143277153 (The sequence of the model RefSeq protein was modified relative to this genomic sequence to represent the inferred CDS: deleted 2 bases in 2 codons): MAMMTDSSSMEFEDSDVIEIIPADEYDTQRAKLKASISWLLTKAYGSSVPSDLKDPFYEDAKGQLQVKPQLMNQMTSSELYCQACSNMFCDSSASQWHGFWSIIQVLSRKGIYVAEDGETVVTETVLMHTAPFKVMAHLALIDALMKAYTSEIASVEKVVQAVRRYSSFSASSELPGSPEEALVFWINKTCGALATRGDLDIIQGESSQKVRIVSKTPREPRHVPVLKDLMEDLGDGCSVAAAIAFYMPDALPVTDACLKENVGIADSLYNLRLIRTFCERHLVLKCFHFTYEDLLYGKENLRDNVLVFLAELFFLLEAGQQGGATAKKDAAASEGAVHVSARRLPSPSIPQVSGATKRSFQKTADDGRHHLEKISACPTVLSSRQPLLQKRTTRRSQSLSSPQERDVIRRSVLAWQDDQDIRDRTSHSTLLENVSMSWDTADTDTTVDDDLDPVSSADLAEFELTGRPQPQRSNLSDRAHPEFMEVVSVTPGGQGSSAAARVGAGRQEPLMPAKLRPAKEKVNNHSKAEERGDRNSTSTTTSTPRRKLTSPGKPATKGKLSPPGSGNIHGRVSPGVKGSSAGSPRSSGGSSSMDETVVTPLASVTMAPSDDTVTSSSEASAPSTAAAVAPASQQQQQAQQASRSGYEAFTIGPDSSSGISPLVLSPRRTVSAAGSHGDKPAFSYTLESSVHDSQTARDAGIPVIDHGGSGDVSVSADGGETVARRFHHPAAGGGGGGGGGSREGSVGSSRSSGDFSDHESHKIHQDHKARESLKHSPRQGPADDDDLKGHAHHPPGSAHQSPGSAHHSPGSAHHTPGSAPFSHTGPTLPKMGQLITDHLPSTTAHDGGHKKGGTTSFAEIRRMKGLGTVDNSGLVYMQQGQEEDDDGVAPAVTTGNLKSAFLLQKSDGRRGGGQAAKETTWQQSAQRQAASSAAAATASSSQPSNGDRPATSELSQLRLKLEEKRREIERKKQRQEVQQAKMRQRLGKAAFMRVINKKGEGGGDGGEPGGIACGVLRPAWSVRVEEGRWWWWWWGAGRERQAPPQISPHPPTLCCRRGWVRRRPGPDPSPPAPPSLATISPASSNSTSASQSPSTGRLFSRDSDAIHRRWFHGSDPEGDLINRDVTDDAGGIPIDELSSNMMQSCPPFMAAEAFGYAAPRPSSSLGNEARGASPVVKDRGGGGGGHGYDGDVVPAVRERSQTPKGAGRRVSGGSGGGEQEEYDQSLDKLNRNLTELQGEIRRLSLKQQQEGEGEELRSSQQDPRTPPTSQGEHHHTRPQSTTPSSRVSSGQRPARSATPSYHLAPASLIPEPSPPSSTSSAGTPLPTTTSTTTTPAGDVDVLPQEEDTPGFFVSLGDDTPRRSKPRLGRDREGPARKDSGDVSHIEGAEPSPARVPPLHGGGVTAGEGDLGSNHSGSQRSLQSGSDDSSSGVGFVLGQESVDTTRGTEMQKKKERLIQQQQRRKEEQERKRLQKERETQRRQEQKMLKEEEQEKKRAEEKARREAIFQQYLQKKNDQDDSPSPSTNMTSSAVTRRDRSGGSGSGGGQPRPKSMFAKARPAPSEVVEVVDMSASARGLSAHSSQEDVSSHASPTGSNVSCNQLTQNGGQGATTYRRPVSPGPKLFVKPSAKSNRHIIINALSYCCLAGIVNTDMKNKVLEEIAKSAAKHFLILFRDHGCQYRGLYSFDPDTEEAYKIVGIGPRQLSSDMVEHFYKYNSGGKSFTAVTSTKHLSVSIDAVVLQNVYWKTKATAAARR